From Paenibacillus physcomitrellae, the proteins below share one genomic window:
- a CDS encoding IclR family transcriptional regulator, translating to MERKYWVPALEKANDILLLISEHPAELKLIDLSKQLEINKSSMFTLLNTMETLQWVVRENDGTYSLGSKLGAWGNAFFKQFSLIDRFRKEAAITKQTLLETIQLAKLEQQEVLYLAKEEMPSPVRIASEPGKKLPAHATALGKAMLAWLDHAELAALYAEDELAPSLTQHTLRSREELLRDLAAVRETGYAFDREEAVMGFCCVAAPIRDGDGRVVAAISCSMFKHEWEQKRELAKQEICALAKRLSQS from the coding sequence ATGGAAAGAAAATACTGGGTTCCGGCTTTGGAGAAAGCAAACGATATTTTGCTGCTGATCAGCGAGCATCCCGCGGAGCTTAAATTGATCGATTTGTCCAAACAGCTGGAAATCAACAAAAGCTCCATGTTTACGCTGCTGAACACGATGGAAACGCTTCAATGGGTAGTCCGTGAAAATGACGGCACTTACTCGCTAGGTTCCAAGCTGGGCGCTTGGGGCAATGCGTTTTTCAAGCAGTTCAGTCTCATTGATCGGTTCCGGAAGGAAGCGGCAATAACGAAGCAGACTCTTCTTGAGACGATCCAGCTTGCCAAACTGGAGCAGCAAGAGGTGTTATACCTTGCCAAAGAGGAAATGCCATCCCCCGTCAGGATTGCTTCAGAGCCGGGCAAGAAACTGCCCGCCCATGCGACGGCGCTCGGGAAAGCCATGCTTGCGTGGCTGGATCACGCGGAACTTGCCGCCTTGTATGCCGAAGATGAGCTCGCGCCGAGCCTTACTCAGCATACGCTGCGCTCCCGGGAAGAGCTGCTCCGGGACCTCGCAGCCGTGAGGGAGACCGGCTATGCGTTTGATAGGGAAGAGGCGGTGATGGGCTTCTGCTGCGTAGCTGCTCCAATCCGCGACGGTGACGGGCGGGTCGTGGCCGCGATTAGCTGCTCCATGTTTAAGCATGAGTGGGAGCAGAAGCGGGAATTGGCCAAACAAGAAATTTGCGCTCTGGCAAAAAGGTTGTCGCAATCCTGA
- a CDS encoding UxaA family hydrolase, whose protein sequence is MTHIMGYRRPNGEIGIRNHLLIIPTVICSNQVSSRIMQMVPDTVAIPHQHGCSQIGADKDRTFDVLAGTGRNPNVGGVIIVSLGCEVVDPQELAEAIRPTGKFVEVIDIQAVGGSVKAIQHGIELAKEMRAKLDQMQPEPVALSELIIGVKCGGSDATSGLASNPALGAAADTLIQHGGGVVIGETTEIIGAEHILASRCSTPETSDKLYHIVDRFEKEVERMGADMRGGNPSPGNIAGGLTTIEEKSLGCISKCGTAPIQGVIEYAEDIPKHGLYFMDSPGNDIECVSGMAAGGAHLVCFTTGRGTPTGSAVIPVIKITGNTRMFERMSDNMDVNVGEMLDGTLSLESAGSRIWEEIVAVANGKLTKAEILGHTEFSINRIGPSL, encoded by the coding sequence ATGACTCACATCATGGGATACAGAAGACCCAATGGCGAGATTGGCATCCGCAATCATCTCTTAATTATTCCTACGGTCATTTGTTCCAATCAAGTAAGCAGCCGGATTATGCAGATGGTGCCGGATACAGTGGCCATCCCGCATCAGCACGGCTGCAGCCAAATCGGCGCCGATAAGGACCGGACCTTTGATGTGCTGGCCGGTACGGGCCGCAATCCGAATGTCGGGGGCGTTATTATCGTCAGTCTTGGCTGCGAGGTTGTCGATCCTCAGGAGCTTGCCGAAGCTATCCGCCCTACGGGCAAGTTCGTTGAAGTCATCGACATTCAAGCGGTGGGCGGTTCCGTCAAAGCGATCCAGCATGGCATCGAGCTGGCCAAGGAAATGCGGGCTAAGCTTGATCAGATGCAGCCGGAGCCGGTGGCGCTGAGCGAGCTGATCATCGGCGTCAAATGCGGAGGTTCGGATGCTACCTCAGGACTCGCGTCGAATCCGGCGCTTGGGGCAGCTGCCGATACGCTTATCCAGCATGGCGGGGGCGTAGTTATCGGGGAAACGACCGAAATCATTGGAGCCGAACACATTCTGGCTTCCCGCTGCTCGACACCGGAAACGTCGGATAAGCTCTACCATATCGTAGACCGGTTCGAAAAAGAAGTAGAACGGATGGGCGCCGATATGCGCGGCGGCAATCCAAGTCCGGGCAACATTGCGGGCGGTTTGACGACGATCGAGGAGAAATCGCTCGGCTGCATCAGCAAATGCGGCACGGCTCCGATCCAAGGCGTGATCGAATATGCGGAGGATATTCCGAAGCATGGCCTGTACTTCATGGATTCCCCGGGGAACGATATCGAATGCGTATCCGGCATGGCTGCCGGCGGTGCGCATCTGGTTTGCTTCACTACCGGACGGGGAACGCCGACGGGCTCGGCCGTAATCCCGGTCATTAAAATTACAGGGAACACACGGATGTTTGAACGCATGTCCGACAACATGGACGTGAATGTCGGCGAAATGCTGGACGGCACGCTCAGCCTGGAGTCCGCGGGCAGCCGGATTTGGGAAGAAATTGTGGCGGTTGCAAACGGCAAGCTGACCAAAGCCGAAATATTGGGCCATACCGAGTTCAGCATTAACCGGATTGGACCAAGTTTATAA
- a CDS encoding UxaA family hydrolase, with amino-acid sequence MSKAIEAGASAIVMDARDHVATAIKDLQAGDHITFMKKDQATELVLLDSIPFGHKVAIEDVPAGTEIRKYGEVIGRTTADILVGQHVHVHNVEGIRGRGDQANAKQGGTQ; translated from the coding sequence ATGTCTAAAGCTATTGAAGCCGGCGCCAGCGCGATTGTGATGGATGCCCGGGATCATGTGGCAACCGCGATTAAAGATTTACAGGCGGGAGATCACATCACTTTTATGAAAAAGGATCAAGCCACAGAGCTTGTGCTGCTTGACTCTATTCCTTTCGGGCATAAGGTGGCGATCGAAGATGTGCCTGCCGGTACGGAAATCCGCAAATATGGAGAAGTCATTGGCCGGACGACAGCGGACATTCTTGTCGGTCAGCATGTCCATGTGCATAACGTCGAGGGTATCCGCGGCCGCGGCGACCAGGCAAATGCCAAACAAGGAGGAACACAGTGA
- a CDS encoding fumarylacetoacetate hydrolase family protein produces the protein MKLLTFNENGLQQLGVKTDSGVVHIMKALQKVPAKGDAVPATVHQVIEGGETALSALQAYVNEVLAAGESSCILDETDLTYEPCVPNPNKIICVGLNYRKHAEETNAPIPEYPILFNKFNNTLTGNGHDVPLPIKVTGKVDYEAELVIVIGKEAKYVSKENALDYVFGYCNVNDLSARDLQMRTHQWLLGKSCDGFSPLGPYLVTADEVGNPNDLSIRCIVNGEVRQDSNTSDMIFHCDEIISYISQHMTLTPGDIILTGTPEGVVLGYPEEQQVYLKDGDVVTIEIEKLGSLTNRMVNEQA, from the coding sequence ATGAAACTACTTACTTTTAACGAAAATGGATTACAGCAGTTAGGCGTTAAAACGGACAGCGGTGTTGTACATATTATGAAAGCGCTGCAAAAGGTGCCGGCCAAGGGCGACGCTGTCCCAGCAACCGTCCACCAAGTCATCGAAGGCGGAGAAACGGCGTTATCCGCTTTGCAGGCGTATGTGAACGAGGTGCTGGCAGCAGGCGAAAGCAGCTGCATCTTGGATGAAACCGATTTGACTTACGAGCCATGCGTCCCGAATCCGAACAAAATCATCTGCGTTGGTCTCAACTACCGAAAGCATGCGGAAGAAACGAATGCGCCGATTCCGGAGTACCCGATTTTGTTCAACAAATTCAACAATACGCTGACCGGGAACGGTCATGATGTTCCACTGCCGATTAAAGTGACGGGCAAGGTGGACTATGAAGCGGAGCTGGTTATCGTGATTGGCAAGGAAGCGAAATACGTGTCCAAAGAAAACGCGCTCGATTACGTATTCGGATACTGCAACGTCAATGATTTGTCGGCCCGCGATCTGCAAATGCGCACCCATCAATGGCTGCTGGGCAAATCCTGCGACGGATTCAGCCCCTTGGGTCCCTACCTGGTAACGGCTGACGAAGTAGGCAACCCGAATGATTTGTCGATCCGCTGTATCGTGAACGGAGAGGTCCGTCAGGACTCGAACACTTCGGATATGATTTTCCATTGTGATGAAATCATCAGCTATATCTCCCAGCACATGACGCTTACGCCAGGCGATATTATCCTTACAGGAACTCCGGAAGGGGTCGTGCTCGGCTATCCGGAAGAGCAGCAGGTTTATCTGAAAGACGGAGACGTCGTGACGATTGAGATCGAGAAGCTTGGTTCTTTGACGAACCGCATGGTGAATGAGCAAGCCTAA
- a CDS encoding SDR family NAD(P)-dependent oxidoreductase, whose amino-acid sequence MRLQNKIILITGSGSGIGKATALLFAEEGATIIVNDLAADKGQETVEEITSEGGSAVFIQADVTDPESVKSMVDEAIANFGRIDVLFNNAGVSGVGAIHEVEPEAWDRVININIRGVFLPNKYVIPHMMEQQGGSIINMSSCIAEIGLASRASYSATKGAVLALTKSMQVDYAPYGIRVNALLPGTVLTPFVEDYLRTSYDDMEAGYESLKKRQLSGDLLRPEDVAKAALFLASDDSKFMMGSPLYIDGGVVFGKNV is encoded by the coding sequence ATGAGATTGCAGAACAAAATCATACTCATCACCGGTTCCGGTTCAGGAATCGGCAAAGCGACGGCGCTACTGTTCGCCGAGGAAGGCGCAACGATCATTGTCAACGATTTGGCGGCGGATAAAGGCCAGGAGACGGTAGAGGAGATTACGTCGGAAGGCGGCTCGGCCGTCTTCATTCAAGCCGATGTGACCGACCCTGAATCGGTAAAGTCGATGGTGGACGAAGCGATCGCCAATTTCGGCAGGATCGACGTCCTGTTCAACAATGCCGGGGTCAGTGGTGTCGGTGCTATTCACGAAGTAGAGCCGGAAGCGTGGGACCGCGTGATCAATATCAATATCCGCGGCGTCTTTTTGCCGAACAAATACGTGATTCCTCACATGATGGAGCAGCAGGGCGGCTCGATTATCAATATGTCCTCCTGTATCGCCGAGATCGGTTTGGCCAGCCGTGCTTCCTACTCGGCAACCAAAGGAGCCGTACTCGCTTTAACCAAATCGATGCAGGTCGATTACGCCCCTTACGGAATCCGCGTAAACGCCTTATTGCCGGGTACGGTGTTAACGCCGTTCGTTGAAGATTATTTGCGCACTTCCTACGACGATATGGAAGCAGGCTACGAATCGCTCAAAAAGCGCCAACTCAGCGGCGATCTGCTCCGTCCCGAGGATGTGGCCAAAGCCGCGTTATTCCTCGCATCGGACGATTCGAAATTCATGATGGGTTCCCCTCTTTATATTGACGGCGGTGTCGTCTTTGGCAAAAACGTATAA